In Amaranthus tricolor cultivar Red isolate AtriRed21 chromosome 5, ASM2621246v1, whole genome shotgun sequence, a genomic segment contains:
- the LOC130813678 gene encoding uncharacterized protein LOC130813678: MHELLMSLNRKGKPAHGFINEIAKKYDVHRKTIGRIWRQIRDQINNNQVPINVNNKKKGSKGRPPIPFNENKFKSIEKVKKTTLRALSRAMGVSQTTICRWKTKKYFRKHTNAIKMLLTNKNKLDRLIFYLTSCILDEQTSNFTFNKMSNVVHIDEKLFYITRTQQTFYLIQDEIEPHREIQFKRFVPNIMFMCAVARPIFSSEGEMIFDGKIGIFPFTHEVAAQRSSKNRKSGEPETKPIQSITKDNAKPHILDDDEVFREVATFDGFSFHLVQQPPNSPDMNVLELGFFRSIQSLQHQKSAYNYAQLVNAVTAAFDNLKPNALKNGRETPTLFGGTKENNLRSNKLSGHKGG, from the exons ATGCATGAGCTTTTAATGTCACTAAACCGTAAAGGGAAGCCAGCACACGGGTTCATCAATGAAATTGCCAAGAAGTACGATGTGCATAGGAAGACAATCGGAAGGATATGGAGACAGATTCGggatcaaataaataataatcaagttccaattaatGTCAACAACAAGAAGAAAGGCAGCAAAGGAAGGCCACCCATCCCCTttaatgaaaacaaattcaaGTCAATTGAAAAAGTGAAGAAGACAACTTTAAGAGCACTGTCAAGGGCCATGGGAGTTAGCCAAACCACAATCTGCAGATGGAAAACAAAAAAGTACTTTCGAAAGCACACTAACGCAATCAAAATGTTActtacaaacaaaaataaacttgaCAGGTTAATTTTTTACCTTACTAGTTGCATTTTAGATGAGCAAACAAGCAACTTCACATTTAATAAAATGTCAAATGTAGTGCACATAGATGAAAAGTTGTTTTACATTACAAGGACACAACAAACATTTTATCTGATTCAAGATGAAATAGAGCCACATAGAGAAATCCAATTTAAAAGATTTGTCCCCAAcatcatgtttatgtgtgccGTTGCAAGACCAATCTTTTCTAGTGAAGGTGAGAtgatttttgatggaaagataggcaTATTTCCTTTTACACATGAAGTGGCAgcacaaaggagttcaaaaaaCAGGAAGAGTGGAGAGCCAGAGACcaaaccaatacaatcaatcactaaa GACAATGCTAAACCACACATtttagatgatgatgaagtGTTTAGAGAGGTGGCAACATTTGATGGTTTTAGCTTCCacttagtgcaacaacctcctaACTCACCAGATATGAATGTGCTTGAATTAGGGTTCTTTAGGTCAATACAATCGTTACAACATCAAAAATCAGCATACAACTATGCACAATTAGTAAACGCAGTGACTGCAGCATTTGACAATCTGAAACCAAATGCACTGAAGAAT GGAAGGGAGACTCCCACATTGTTTGGGGgtacaaaagaaaataatttacgAAGCAATAAGTTATCTGGACACAAAGGTGGatga
- the LOC130814199 gene encoding U-box domain-containing protein 16-like — MAVSPTIVFPQRRRRPSPASFLSPQLSSIDLLRSLYSLSTEISSIDPPRILFKKNSSSFVRKCCLLSMIFEDIFFQVNTLKFLSPSLMLCFEEMFIVLQRIKALIEDCSNGGSKLWLLMQIESISITFQELTMDLWTLLEILPAKELKLSEDVDELRNLMIKQCCKDKLLVEPNDNGLRFELLSMLDLIKNEIVPNHSKLAELFSKLGIRDSASCRDEIEWLEDEIHCQNDEKSKSDIVSLIGLVKYTKCVLFSASSSSSSNSISDENFQFRRNSSSEMNIPSDFRCPITLDLMSDPVVVATGQTYDRTSIVLWIESGHNTCPKTGQTLAHTNLIANRALKSLIAMWCREHRFPYAAGESSEGLNGVSNKGALEATKMTVSFLLGKLGLCLYPVEMVNRVVYELRVFAKTDSNSRACMGDAGAIPLLVRYLGSEHRELQVNAVTTILNLSILEANKAKIMEMDGALNGIIEVLRSGATWEAKANAAATIYSLCGSSVYRKRIGKKIRVIKGLLELTREGPTSSKRDAMVAILALAGDRETAGRLIEGGVVDMVKEVMDELPEEAMTILETVVKKGGYVAIAATSHLIGRLVAALRNGTDRTKESAIATLVIICRKGGQDIVTELARITTIKMVIWELMGNGTARAKRKVASLMRILRRQATVLEGDVLDEFSMTVALQ; from the coding sequence ATGGCGGTTTCTCCAACCATCGTCTTTCCTCAACGACGTCGTCGACCATCTCCAGCTTCATTTCTCTCTCCGCAACTTTCCTCCATTGATCTCCTTCGCTCTCTGTATTCTCTTTCCACCGAGATATCTTCGATAGATCCGCCTCGCATTCTATTTAAGAAGAATTCATCTTCTTTCGTCCGGAAATGCTGCCTTTTATCGATGATTTTCGAAGATATATTTTTTCAAGTGAATACTTTAAAGTTTCTGTCTCCTTCTTTGATGCTTTGCTTTGAAGAAATGTTTATTGTACTTCAACGAATTAAAGCTTTGATTGAAGATTGCTCCAATGGCGGAAGTAAGTTATGGCTTTTAATGCAAATTGAATCGATTTCAATCACTTTTCAGGAGTTGACTATGGATTTGTGGACTTTGCTCGAAATCCTTCCCGCAAAGGAGCTTAAATTGAGCGAAGATGTTGATGAATTGCGTAATTTGATGATCAAACAGTGTTGTAAAGATAAATTGTTAGTTGAACCGAATGATAATGGGTTGAGATTTGAGCTTTTATCTATGCTTGatttgattaagaatgaaattgTTCCGAATCACTCAAAACTCGCTGAGTTGTTTTCGAAACTCGGAATAAGGGACTCAGCGAGTTGCCGGGATGAGATTGAGTGGTTAGAGGATGAAATTCATTGTCAGAACGACGAGAAGTCAAAATCCGATATTGTATCGCTAATTGGACTCGTAAAATATACGAAATGCGTTCTTTTCAGCGCTTCTTCTTCGAGTAGTTCAAATTCAATCTCGGACGAAAATTTTCAGTTCCGCCGAAATTCTTCGTCGGAGATGAATATTCCGTCGGATTTTCGTTGTCCGATAACGCTGGATTTAATGTCGGATCCTGTCGTTGTGGCCACCGGACAGACGTACGATCGAACCTCAATCGTTCTTTGGATCGAATCAGGTCACAACACATGTCCTAAGACGGGTCAAACCCTAGCCCACACAAACTTAATTGCAAACAGGGCGTTGAAGAGCTTGATTGCTATGTGGTGCAGGGAACATAGATTTCCTTATGCGGCGGGTGAAAGTAGTGAGGGATTAAATGGCGTTTCAAATAAGGGGGCGCTAGAAGCAACAAAAATGACAGTGTCGTTTTTATTGGGAAAGTTAGGTTTGTGTTTGTATCCGGTTGAGATGGTAAACCGGGTTGTGTATGAGCTTCGTGTCTTTGCTAAGACGGACTCGAATAGTCGAGCTTGTATGGGGGACGCTGGGGCAATTCCTTTGTTAGTGCGTTATCTAGGTTCAGAGCATCGGGAACTACAAGTTAATGCAGTGACAACTATACTTAATTTGTCGATACTTGAGGCAAACAAGGCTAAGATTATGGAGATGGATGGGGCTTTAAATGGGATTATTGAAGTGTTACGTTCGGGTGCTACTTGGGAGGCTAAGGCGAATGCAGCTGCTACTATATATAGTTTGTGTGGGTCGAGTGTTTATAGGAAAAGGATTGGAAAGAAGATTCGTGTTATTAAAGGATTACTTGAGCTTACAAGAGAAGGGCCCACAAGCTCTAAACGGGATGCCATGGTGGCAATATTGGCCTTAGCTGGTGATAGAGAGACTGCAGGGAGACTAATCGAAGGTGGAGTGGTGGACATGGTAAAGGAGGTTATGGACGAGTTACCCGAAGAAGCAATGACTATTTTAGAAACTGTGGTTAAGAAAGGTGGTTATGTTGCAATTGCTGCGACTAGCCACTTAATCGGAAGACTAGTAGCCGCACTGAGAAATGGCACGGATAGAACAAAGGAGAGCGCAATTGCCACTCTTGTAATTATTTGTCGTAAAGGAGGACAGGACATAGTGACCGAGCTAGCAAGAATAACGACCATCAAGATGGTTATATGGGAGTTGATGGGCAATGGCACTGCGAGGGCTAAGAGAAAAGTTGCCTCGCTTATGCGAATACTCCGAAGACAGGCAACTGTTTTGGAAGGAGATGTCTTAGATGAGTTCTCCATGACCGTAGCATTGCAATAG